Genomic segment of Campylobacter ureolyticus ACS-301-V-Sch3b:
TTGAAAATACCACTGAGTTATTTCAACATCACTTGGTTTTGGTAGCGCAACTATGCGAGCACCTCTTGGGTTTAAATGTTCAGTTATTCTTTTTATCGTACCACCTTTTCCAGCAGCATCTCTTCCTTCCATAATAATAAGAAGTTTTAAAGAGTGTTTTTTTATATGATTTTGAAGTTTTAAAAGCTCAATTTGTAACTTTACAAGCTCTTCTTTGTATAATTTCATTTTTTTAGACCTTGTGATAAATTAGTTATATTATACAGTAAAAATATAAAATTTTTATTTTATTTAGATAAATATATTAAAATGCATCTCATGATTTTTAATAAAAGGTTAAATTTGATAAGAAATATTTTTTTATTTATTCTTACGATATGTTTTTTAAACGCAGAACCAGTAAATGTAAGTGAAGCTTTTAAAATTAATGAAAAAGCTGGTTCTTCTGGCATTAGCTTTGATATAGCTATAGATAAAAGTGTTTATCTTTATGAAGATGAGTTTAAGGTGTTTTTAGGAAGTGAAAATATTACAAAAATTTTAGATTTACCAAAGCCTAAAAAACACAAAGAGTATTTGATTTATGATGAAAATTTTACTCTTTTTATACCATCAAATTTGATCTTAAACAATTCAACTATAACGCTTAAATTTTTAGGTTGTGCTTATGATGGATATTGCTACAATCCTCAAAATTTAAAATTTAATCTTTCAAAAACTGAAAATGGCTTTAAAATATCAAAAATTAAAGATAAAAAAGTTAGCAATAATAATAAAAATTATGAAAATAAAATTTCATCAGATATAAAAAACAATAATTTTTTTATCACTATAATAACATTTTTTGGGTATGGACTTTTGTTGGCTTTAACGCCTTGTGTTTTTCCTATGATTCCGATTTTATCATCTATTATAGTTTCAAAATGTAAAAATAGTAAAAACAATAATAAAAAAGCTTTTCTAATAAGTTTTATTTATGTTTTTGCTATGTCGCTAGCTTATTCTATTGCTGGTATTTTGGCTACATATTTTGGCTCCAGCGTTCAAGGATTTTTACAAATTCCTTGGGTTATTATTTTATTTAGTTTAATTTTTATAGTCTTAGCTTTTAGTATGTTTGGATTTTATGAGTTACAGCTTCCTGCTTCACTTCAAAGTAAAATTAGTAAAAAAAGTGAGAGTAAAAATGGGCTAATTGGGGTTTTTATAATGGGTTTTTTATCAGCTTTGATAGTTGGCCCTTGTGTGGCTGCACCACTTGCTGGAGCATTAGTCTACATAGCTCAAAGCGGTAATTTATTACTTGGTGGAAGTGCATTATTTATAATGAGTTTTGGTATGGGAATGCCACTTTTGCTGATAGGACTTGGAGCTAATAGGTTTTTACCAAAACCTGGATATTGGATGAATGAGATAAGTAAAATTTTTGGATTTATTATGTTATTTATGGCGGTTTGGATGCTCTCAAGACTAATAAGTTCAAATTTAAGCCTGCTTTTATACGGAGTTCTTGGTATATTTTTTGGTGTAAGTTTATTTCCTGTAAAAAAGGATAGTGCCATCTTTAAAAAATTCAAATTTGGATTTAGTTTAGTGGTGATAATTTACTCAGTTGTCTTAATAATTGGTTTTGCAAGCGGTTCAAATAGTCTAACTAATCCACTTAATAATACTTTTAAAAGCCAACTAAAAGAAAATTTAAATTTTAAAAAAGTATCAAATTTAAATGAATTAAAAGAAGTCGTTAGGGGTAGTAAAAAACCAGTTTTAATTGATTTTTGGGCTACTTGGTGTGTTAACTGTAAAGAGTTAGATGATACTTTAAATTTGGCAGAAATTTCTGAAATTTTATCAAATTTTGAGCTTATAAAAGTTGATGTTACGAAAAATAGCAAGGATGATTTAGAACTGATGAAAGAATTTCAAATATTTGGACCACCTGCTTTAATATTTTTTAAAAATGGCAAAGAGCTTCAAAAATATAAAGTCATAGGCGATATTAAAAAAATTGAACTTGCTAAAAATCTAAATAAAATTTTAAATTTATAAAAAATTTATTTTTTTAATAGTATAATCAAAGTTTTTGATGCCTTATAGTTTAGTGGTAGAACTGCTGACTCTGGATCAGCTAACACTGGTTCGAATCCAGTTAAGGCATCCAACGAATTACTTATAAAATCCTCTTATGTATCATAAAGTATTATTTAAGCCTTATTTTTAGGCACTTTTATTGCTCTCATTGTGTTAAGTTGTGGTATAAAATACAAAGTAATATTAAGGTATGTTAAAAGATTTTTGTGGTATTGTTGTGGAATGAAGAAAAAAATTACAAAGGAGTTCCACAAAAAATGCCAAAAATACCAAAGCTATTAAATGGTAAAGCTCATCTATCAAAATATTTAAAAATTAGTTCACAAATATTTCCAATAATTTTTATCAATAAGGTGCATTTTATGTTTTATAAAGATATTAGAAAGATGATTATATCTGCTAATTATGTCAATCATTTAAATGTGTTAAAAATCACTAAAATTTAAATTATCTCAAAAGCATCATCTTCTATTTTGAAGTAAATCTCATCGCCAGTTTTTAAGTCTAGTTTCTTAGAAGTATGGCATTTTAAAAGATAATCTCCAAATTTTATTTTTACTAATAAAGTATTTTTGTTTATTAATGATATGGAGTGTAAAAGTCCTTTATAAAAGCCTTGTAATGGTGTTTTTTCAAGTCTGATTTTACTTGGATCTATAGCTACTTTTTTTGTTTCTTTAAATGGGCTTTTGTAGTTTAAATTTTGACCAAAATCTATTTTTCCATTTTTTGTTTCAAACACATTTTTATACTCAAATTTTGCAACTTTTCCATTATATAGATAAATATTTTCATCTGCTAAAACACTAAGCCATTTTTCATCATGACTTGCTATTATAAAGCCACAATTGTGTTTTAAATTTAGCTCTTTTATGACTTTACTAAAAAGTCTTGCGGTTTGTAAATCAACACTATTCGTCGGCTCATCAAGTAAAATAAGCCTATTTTTTATAGCAATTATTAAAGCAAAAGCAACTCTTACAGTTTGCCCACTGCTTAATTCGTAGTATTTTTTATACAAAAAGCTTTCATCAAGTCCTGCACATTTTAAAGATTTTTTTACTCTTTTTTCAAACTCATGCATAAGCCCATTGTTTTTTAAAACAAATTCAAAGTTTTTCCTAACACTTCTTTTTAAAAGCATTGGTTCAGGTAAAAGTATCGATATATCTTTTTTAGAAATATTTAAATCAACACTTCCAGTAGTTGGTTTTTC
This window contains:
- the dsbD gene encoding protein-disulfide reductase DsbD; protein product: MIRNIFLFILTICFLNAEPVNVSEAFKINEKAGSSGISFDIAIDKSVYLYEDEFKVFLGSENITKILDLPKPKKHKEYLIYDENFTLFIPSNLILNNSTITLKFLGCAYDGYCYNPQNLKFNLSKTENGFKISKIKDKKVSNNNKNYENKISSDIKNNNFFITIITFFGYGLLLALTPCVFPMIPILSSIIVSKCKNSKNNNKKAFLISFIYVFAMSLAYSIAGILATYFGSSVQGFLQIPWVIILFSLIFIVLAFSMFGFYELQLPASLQSKISKKSESKNGLIGVFIMGFLSALIVGPCVAAPLAGALVYIAQSGNLLLGGSALFIMSFGMGMPLLLIGLGANRFLPKPGYWMNEISKIFGFIMLFMAVWMLSRLISSNLSLLLYGVLGIFFGVSLFPVKKDSAIFKKFKFGFSLVVIIYSVVLIIGFASGSNSLTNPLNNTFKSQLKENLNFKKVSNLNELKEVVRGSKKPVLIDFWATWCVNCKELDDTLNLAEISEILSNFELIKVDVTKNSKDDLELMKEFQIFGPPALIFFKNGKELQKYKVIGDIKKIELAKNLNKILNL
- the tupC gene encoding tungstate ABC transporter ATP-binding protein TupC produces the protein MKISYLTKIYNSHLILDIENLNIDTTKIIGLTGSNGSGKSTLLRIISGIEKPTTGSVDLNISKKDISILLPEPMLLKRSVRKNFEFVLKNNGLMHEFEKRVKKSLKCAGLDESFLYKKYYELSSGQTVRVAFALIIAIKNRLILLDEPTNSVDLQTARLFSKVIKELNLKHNCGFIIASHDEKWLSVLADENIYLYNGKVAKFEYKNVFETKNGKIDFGQNLNYKSPFKETKKVAIDPSKIRLEKTPLQGFYKGLLHSISLINKNTLLVKIKFGDYLLKCHTSKKLDLKTGDEIYFKIEDDAFEII